The window tagacTAACTTGCATTATCATGATAACTGAATTAGTTTAATTAGGCACTATTTACTAATATTTAGTGTATTTTCTAGGTGTTCAGTACTAATACTAATGTGGATTAATTAGAGAAACATCTTTTCATTGTTTAGTGTTTCTGATTCATGTCTTTGGGGggggcaactggggccaagtgacttgcccagggtcacacagacagcaagtgtcaaatgtctgaggctggatttgaactcaggtcctcctgaatccagggccagtgttctatccactgagccacctagctgcccctctgattcgtttttttttttttttcctgattcgtTTTTAAAAGCTTGCTTTGGGGATTGTCCTTATTTTCACAGGCAGCCCAGCATGCCCAAAAACAGTCTACAGAACTTTTCCAGTGTATGTATTTCAAAGACAAAGACCCCGAAATTGAGGAGCGCTGTATAGCAGATGGTGTCATTTATTCAATTAGAACAAATGGTGTGCTCGTATTTATACCAAGGTAAGTTATAGTCACCAAAATATTAAtacagaattttatttaaaataaagtctAGAGGATCAGTATTCAGTACTCCTAAATTTATTTCAGGCTGAcattgtgatttgcccaaagtccgGGGGTGTGCTGGAATTAGCTCTTACCAGAGCTGataaaattttcagtatgagcatttacacctcagaaattggcaaacactacaaatcagggtttgatttattgttttgtaattATCTAGGCCTAAGCAAAGTGGGGGTGAATgggtggagggagaaaatgttaataatgcaaattaagctAAAAAATGTAGTGTATTTacacgccccccccccagttaaatATTTACCTTCACACCTACCAAGGTCATACGGGAAGTGGTAAAAACTATTCCATGTGTATTCCATGCACAAAAGGTACTCTTTTAAAACAAaggattttaggggcagctaggtggcgcagtggatagagcaccggccctggagtcaggagtacctgagttcaaatctgacctcagacacttaacatttactagctgtgtgaccttgggtaagtcacttaaccccaactgcctcaccaaaaaaaaagaaagaaaggattttagatCAGACACATCCAGTGAAGCCCATGGACTGCATGTGGCTCCCAAGTgtgacctgaaccagattaaaatgaaattagtaTTGAATGTTAAGattcaatattaatattaaaatacaacagaatataaataatattgatgtatgattttctaagtcattatgcaGCTCAGTGGGATCCTTCTATATGGCTTAGTGGCCTCCATTTCAATTTGAGTTTAATAGCATTCGGATAAGCTCCTTGATCTGAAGCCTTGCCTACTTACAATATGGCACCTCCGAATTTGTATTCTCCATCTCTAATCCAGGTTTGGGATTAAAGGTGCTGCCTACCTGAAGAATAAAGATGGCTTAGTGATCTCATGCTATCAGGATGGATGTTCTGAATGGAAACCTGGATCACTTCAACGATTTCAAAACAAAATCACTTCTACCACAGCAGGAGGAGAATCAGTTACATTTAGCTTATTTGATCATGTAACAGTAAGTTCAGTTCCATTTCAGGTGGTGTTTAATGAAAAGAGCAGAGAAGGCAATAATATAACAtggccttttcttcttttttgatagGTAAGGATATCTGTGCAGGCATCTCGTTGTCATGCTGACACAATCAGGCTTGAAATCATCAGCAACAAACCATACAAAATATCAGAGACGGAACTTTCTCAACAGAATTCCCTTTTAATGAAAAATGAGCTAGTGAAAGAAGTAACCAGGTCTGTTGAAGAAGCTCAGCTTGCCCAAGAAGAAGCCAAAGTCAAAATCATTCAGGAAGAATATCAGGAATATTGCCAAACAAAAGGGACTAGCCTGTACACACTTCTAGAGGAAATAAGGGACTTAGCTCTTCTGGACTTGTCATCTAATTATGGAATGTAAAATACACTTTGTTATTCCATCTAAGGAGTTTTGCCTCACAaatttttttatgcttttcttggaatatataattattttacacAGATGGCATTATTGATTATTCTAGTTAGGATTAGGTAAATATTGTAGTTTAGGTGTTCTATTATTTATAGAGTAGTCTGAGAAACAAAGTTTAAATTaggatttcttaaccttttttgtcatAGACCACGTGTGGCATTCTGGTAAAGTCCATAAATTCCTTCTCAGAAAAAGGCTTTTAAGTAAAAATACATAGGGGAGggaacaactaggtggcacagtaaataaagcaccggccctagattcaggaggacctgagttcaagtccagtctctaacacttgacacttgacacttactagctgtgtgaccctgggcaagtaagtctctgttaagggctaaaattctagctaaactgtctaaaatatctaatgagtggttgccaataaattataagctttagcaagagttagacttttaagcatttattaaggggaataagaatttggtaaagagagagaaaggcctagattcctatctattaaagggagagcacatttctagctccgctctccaccagagtccaaaggacagagcgtgagaccgagcgccagtctcttccttcctcctcccactagctcgcgtcacttcctgacgccaaagaaaagactcctggtcttgccctcaaagaccttcgcttcatgggtggaactcttctacagtaagtctccagcaggtggcgtcattccaatcgttacatcacttaaccctcactgccctgctccccccaaaaaaaacccataggggattacaaaggaaataaattatattgaaataattatctaCCCATCCACCTAggtctatatctatttatattgtttaaacaagttcatggaccctaggtAAAGAACCCTCCAGTCAGTATGAGTCTGAATCAGAACagaaatttaggtcttcctgactcagaggctaactttttcccactataccaccAGCTACCTCTCAAATACTCTTTGCATATACaaattagttatttttattagtcACCTGAATTTGCACTGAGtagaaatggatgaaaaataatgAACACATAGAAAATGATAGCTCTAAAGGCCAAATTATTCACCAAGTTTTTAGAACCTATCAGTATCAATTTCCTTTGTCCTGACTCACTACCcatctctttcattatttttataattcttccAAAAATATCTTCTTAGAGCAGAAAGAATAAAATCTTATCTTTTGTACAAGAATGGTTAGTTCttaatattttagccaaattggGGTCAGAATCTATGaacagggaggcagctaggtggcacattggataaagcacagtcactggattcagaaggacctgagttcaaatgcagcctcagacacttgacaatagctgtgtgaccctaggcaagtcacttaaccctcattgccctgcctcccccccccaccccccaaaaaagcagaATCTGTGAATGGAATAACACACGGGGGCTCATAAGTATTATTTAAGTATCAAGTATTACATGTGAGCTGGTTGCTGCCACATTTGTTCTTCCAGCAGATACTAAGTTGAAGACACTATAGAGGACACAGAAAAACATTAAATGCAATCAGTCAAGAGTTTATGGAAGAATATTCACAAATAACTAATCTATAACTTGACTCACAGACTAATCAGTGTGGGGGATATTTTAGAATTTAAATGTGTCTTAATTGGACCAAACCCCCATATAGGaatcatttgaactcagtttatACCTTAACCAGATAAAATATTTAATCAGAATTTAAAAGTTAGCAAATTCACAAAATTAAGTACTTCAATTTCCTAGAAGGGATTTTTATGAGGgtggacacagtggatagagcaccaggcctgatatcaggaagacttgagttcaaaactaactttgggggtagctagatggtacagtggatagagcactggccctggattcaagaggacctgagttcaaatgtggcctcagacacttgacactagctgtgtgaccctgcacaagtcacttaaccccaattgcctcaccaaaaaaaaaaagtttggggcagctaggtggcgcagtggataaagcaccagccctggattcaagactccctgagttcaaatccagcctcagacacttgacacaaactagctgtgtgaccctgggcaagtcacttaacccttattgccctgcaaaaaaaaaaaaacaaactttggacacttactagctatgtgaccctgaacgagtcacttaaccctgtttgcctcagtttccttatctgtaaaattatctgagaaggaaatgataaaccattccagtatctttgccaagaaaaccctaaatgggctcacaaagatttggacgtgactgaaaaacaaacaggaccctcattttatcaatgaagaacTAAGATTCAGAGGTTTTTCACTTAGCCCAGATCAAGTAGGTAATGGATGATAGAACTAGAATTCATCCTCAGCCAGGTCTGgtttccaaatccagcactctaaaGACACAACACAGATATTCCAGGGTTTAGTTTCACTCCAAGTGCCCtccaagagaaaggagggaaaacctAGGGAATGATACTGAGACTTGAAATATCTTTCAAAAGAACCAGTTTTGCATATGTACCCAATACCTGACAACTAGTTGGTAATGTGGAGAAAGATAGTGAAtctggaagaactgggttcaagtcttaaaTGTAAAAACTCTTGACTaggtcaccctgagcaagtcacttttcagCCTCAAGCAACTTTAAAGACTATGAACTATAGAACTGATGGGGGAGCTTTCTAGAACGATGAAAATCACAGGCTCTAATTTGGGGACAGCCAGGTAAAAACTAGGAATGACTAGAGGTGTCACAGGAAGGAGATTGATTCCTAAGGTGTTATTTCTACTACTCACTTATGCTCAGCAATAGGCCGTTTTGTGCTATCCTTTTTCCTATATTAGAATGCATATTGAGATGGAATGACCTGGGACCTCAAGGGAGAAATTGTCAGATGAACATACTCCATTATATCAATATGTGAAAATGAAATGGTTATTCCCCTCATGAATTAGAAATTACCAAGAATGGTTTGTTTCTTGGCTAAGAAATGCTGAGGAAGCAGAATTTACCCAGAATCAGAGGTTAACAAAATGGCTACTACAGAAGGCCTAGGGGCTGAGATGTTAACAAAAAGACTGAAATGGCTAATGAAGAAGGGATCAGGTGCTTAGGGAAATAAATGAAGACCACAACAGTGTTTTAAAAATTAGTGATCTAATTAATAAGACTGTAGCTGGAGtacaatttgagaattataaaTTATGGAGATACATGTTTCAGCTGAAAATGTGGTAGTGCTTATGAGTGACTGAAGCAAGAATAGAAATGAAGGTCACTGTAGGTCAAAGAATTTTAAGTACAAATTATCAGATAAACCATTGAGATTAATTCACTGAAGACAAATCTGAAGTTTGGATGCCAAGCAGTGTTGTCTCATGTATTTGTGTGGCATACATATAAATGCCAACATAACATTTCTATGTGGCCATTTGAATGTTAAGAGTCCCATTaattatcccccccaaaaaaaaatcacccataTATGCAAActaatgtaaagaattatttttatattcactAAAATGTTGCTCTCTTCTGTAAAAGAACTTTTATTgttttaccccccaaaaaatagacaTTAGTGTacaatcatttttatattttaaaatattaagcacTTTTTATTAAAACATAGGACCCTTAAATTGTATACTAGCAGCAGAAGTTACCTAATTGTCAAAAGATCTGTTTGTATAAAAAGATAAGTGGAAGCAACTATGGCAGCTATGACAATTTAGgctaatagaaataaataaatgggacAAATATAAACAAGTGGGGCAGATCTTTTCAAAAGCTTCTAATAAGGTTAACAACTTAAATGTTTTCAGCCACTGTGGAAAAAAATGCAACAAATCTCCACTTGTTAAATTGGAGGAAAAGCATCTATTTAAGACTATTTTTTAGTCTTAACTGAGGCTAATCCATATTTCTGAATGAGGCAACCCACAGTTGGCACTTAAGTGCTCTTAAACACAAAGATGTGTTGTCTAGTCATTGTTGCATATTTTAAATGGCTTCATCTACTCCTGAGTTTTGTAAGTCATCATCTCTATTTGAAGTACTGGCAGCACTGTCTGAGATTTCtagattttcttcatttaattcaTGTAAGTTCTCTTCTTGAGCTTCATTTGTACTATCCTTTTCAGATGCCTGTGTCCTGGGCACGATGactgaaaaatctggaaaaaagcATCATCATCCACTGTTATTTTAACCTGATTGTCTCATTTTATAAACACATACAAGATCTAACAATTATCACtaagaacaaaatattttattaatgtaaacaTAGTTCCATCAAAACAGTCCAAAAGGATCTTTGGATTTTTCAATCTTTCTTTAAGGACTGAGGGTAGAAGAAACCCTAACCTCAAAACTCTTGGAtttgtccaaaagtggaaagaAGTAGCAAGTTTCTATTCAATGGAAGTCTTGAAGAGGAGATTAAAGCTGTAAGGggtgttgaattgaatgaactctaagattcctttcagatgcaacattcaaggggcagctaggtggtgcagtggatagagcaccagccctggattcaggaggacctgagttcaaatccggcctcagacacttgacacttactagctgtgtgaccctgggcaagtcacttaactccaattgcctcaccaaaataaacaaacaaaacagaagcaatattCAAAATCAGAATAAAGGAATTCATTTTGAATCACTAGACAATTATAGCACTGAATGTTACATGTATTTGATTATAAGTTAAAAGGTAGTTATATGTAGAACAAAGTCTTTtctgttagaaatattttaaggtatgtgtgcatgcacactcACTCATGTGCTCAACTATTTGCCAAGCTATAATAATTATCTCCCATCACTTTGCTGTTTTGGAATAGATCAAGGCTAGGAGAGTAAGGCAGATGGAAACAGAAGCCACCACACATTGGCTCTATTCTATATAGTTCCTCTCCCTAAAAATTGCTTTCAATATATTCAACCAgtgtaaacaaatattttaatgatatgTAACTTGATCATTAATTGAAAAAGCCTGGAGTAACTTCATGATTCTATCAAATGAAAAGTCATGTTCTGTTCAAGTGTCCGAGGGAAAACCTCTATTTCTCATACTGCCATAACATTGGTATTTTCACTGCTTACATTAACCATGGAACCACAGAAAGAGCTctgaatttaaagtcagaagacctgggattgaatctcagctctgcaaCTTTACTACACATATGACTTCAGATAAATGTATTTATCTGAGCCTGGGTATCATTCTGGATCCCTGTACagcctcttccaactctagatctatcaTCCAAATCATACTTTTTCActtagaagggggaaaaaaaaagagacaagaagCCAAAAAGGGCATCTAAGTAgtcaaaaaagattttcaaagtatTAAATTTATACTAAAGAGTGAGAATTTCATAGGCTTTTCGTTCATAGTCAATTTATACAAAATTCTAACACACTTATTGAGTCAGAGAAAAGGAAAGCTGGAAAACAGTTATGGATATGCATGTTGACAGCTGACAACATTAAGGGCAAAAAAGTGCcaacaaaggcaaaaaaacccaataaactTAAAATCAGAATCCAGAGTTTAAAAAAAGCACAGGAGTCTGGGACCCTAAAGGAAAGGCAAAGAGCTCTCCAGCCCTTCACTAGGTCTGAAGGCATCACTGCAGTATTCAGTACAATAACTCTCATTCATGGGCTGGCCCTGAGTCACCAAGAAAAAGCTAaattggttttttaatttttttattttttagtgaggcaattggagttaagtgacttgcccagggtcacacagccagtaagtgttaagtgtctgaggccggatttgaactcaggtcctcctgactccagggctggtgctctatccactgcaccatctagctgccctgaaaaagcTAAATtgttatgaggggcagctagatggtgcagtggatagagcaccagccctggagtcaggaggacctgagttcaaatccggcctcagacacttaacacttactggctgtgtgaccctgggcaagtcacttaactccaattgcctcactaaataaaaaaaaataaaaataaaaattgttatgAGAACAATATCTTATCTTTcaggctgtttcatttttatctttggatcCTCAGTATCTAGTATACCTCTTAGTTCATAAGTGCttgataagtgcttgttgaatgaacaaaATTTTTCAAAGATTTCCATCCAAAATGGCCAAAATTTTAAACAGCTTTTGTGTATAAATGGCATAAATCCATTCTCTCCAGCACTAAAATTGTGAGGCTTCCAAGCAGTCCAACTAAGTCAAAGTTTTACTGTCTTTTAAAActgaaccaggggcagctaggtggtgcaagtggatagagcaccggccctggagtcaggagtacctgagtccaaatccggcctcagacacttaacacttactagctgtgtgaccctgggcaagtcacttaaccccaattgcctcactttaaaaaaaaaaaagaaaaaactgaaccTTTATCACCTTTTCTTagatttattattttgggggcacAGAAAGAACTTAGGTTAAGCATTTCTAACGTGTCCTTGGTATGTTAGTGGCAACACATATAACAATTTATAATTTACCATTTTCTTGGGACTGACTGCTATTTAACAGTTTTGCCTGTCTCCTTTCCAAAGCTAGTTGTTTGTTCTTCTCAATTCTTTGCTGTTGTTCCTCTGTTAAACTTATGTTTGactgagaagaaaatatttctttatcaaCTGGATTCGCAAACAAGGAATCGAAGTCTGTGGTACTTGCATCTAGTCCGTTACCTTCTGCCTTATCacctaaattaaaaacaaaaataaatcaatacaagTATCCTAATTGTATTAATGACTTATTTAAGAACAAAACGAGTCCCTGAATGAAAGCTAGCTTAAAAGTTGACTAAAAACAGTAATTCTCCTGTTCAGGATAGAATGCATTCCCAACAAGTTTCAGGTTGCTGATTATATATAGACTTGAAggttctgtaatttcattggcatagctACTCTCTCCATTTACTCAGATTAAAATCTCTCTATGACGTTGGGCTATTGTAGCCAAAAAATTCATTTACCATGAGACGATACTTATTAAGTTAAGTGAGTTCTCAGAACAGTCATAAAGACATACAGTTGATCACTAGACCATCACTCAAAGTCTTTGAAACTCCAAGTGGCCTGCCAGAGATTTCagccctcttttcctctcctaagCCAAATTGTCAGCTTTCAAGAACACAAAAtcaggtcaagaatctcaagggtggtaataaaaacaataagtaccaaatctcaaactgcaatacaaagtagtaatcattaaaatgtttcattactgatctaaaaagaaaatgtcagtaaGTATAACAGCTTAGGGATACAacatatggaagaaaataaacacaacagcatagtgtttgataaaccagaCAATCAGTTTACTGGGAAGACTCACTATataacaaaaatttctgggaaaactggacagcAATAGgccagaaattaggtttagaccaacatttcacatcaCACACCAAAATAAGCTGTAAACAAGTGACAGAGAAGAACACACAAGATAAAATGGTCaattttaagtatataaaattttaaaggtttt is drawn from Dromiciops gliroides isolate mDroGli1 chromosome 2, mDroGli1.pri, whole genome shotgun sequence and contains these coding sequences:
- the TIPIN gene encoding TIMELESS-interacting protein isoform X2; amino-acid sequence: MEHWAHRLFPKLQFEDFIGRVEHLGNKKEVQTCLKRIRLDLPIIHEDFISNDGDKAEGNGLDASTTDFDSLFANPVDKEIFSSQSNISLTEEQQQRIEKNKQLALERRQAKLLNSSQSQENDFSVIVPRTQASEKDSTNEAQEENLHELNEENLEISDSAASTSNRDDDLQNSGVDEAI